The following proteins are encoded in a genomic region of Iodidimonas sp. SYSU 1G8:
- a CDS encoding TonB-dependent receptor, producing the protein MKKTIPVISLAIATAMAAGTAHAQDAAPAENNSLFSQRGGIETVISSAQKKEESVQEVPLPVTAFSSEAIERRFAVNLEDLNKLAPSVQLQSVGLFHGSSSFTVRGIGTSGVESFDDPHVAVFIDGVYQPRNAWALGNLLDVETVEMLRGPQGTIYGRNAYSGAITLTTMKPDTSEYSGKASLQYGNPGKLIVSLVGNLPIVEDKFAMRLATQFYKDDGFYRNDGVIVEGVVGGQTITSIDPDLEGQRLQGNKYVYFRPSFRLTPNDALDITLTTEFIRQRGDGTLSLNPSYDPRTPANTNCGGAGTVGTPTAYNCNTSLFEVLYPGLNQNYFGDGRLGIDRDKDADPYRVGYSLPYNNSDLNSYMATLNAAYTTDFGTFSFLGNYAWQRSVINTDTDGTNLNFFASTRFEDYETYQFETHFVSDFSDTIDLIAGLFYLYDTYQLGQLLWTPGIGDFTYDNPGMAEFQNGQERKTWAAYAQMEWHFTDQLSAVAGIRYSWEKKFNVYSVPNNTVRNQGLDPNSDWSKFPIGDPSNFCSPIGTKGTAAAPCVAYWGPVDNSWDNFAPRVGLNYKVNDDVMLFAFWQRAYKSGGFVNNASEYSTFVQPFGEELIDNFEGGFKTEWFDSRLQFNGNIYYQKLKGLQRQVIRPANNTTGQETFITNAADARSYGVELEMVLIPTDGLTINANMAYNNIKYTSYCADLDGPEPTQNPASGREVCGDRTQLPNNSWIVATNYKDTALTFAPKLIANLGWTYDFPIGDMGNMSIGQSFGYTSKMVVAGNADLPRADRRSMLLIDAQISWESPNSMYRVSVWGKNLTNEIERLSMTPVSNLFAFEQGTRPRTYGITLTADF; encoded by the coding sequence GTGAAGAAAACCATTCCAGTCATCTCATTGGCGATCGCCACGGCCATGGCCGCCGGCACCGCACACGCGCAGGACGCGGCGCCTGCGGAAAATAACAGCCTGTTCTCTCAGCGCGGCGGTATCGAAACCGTCATTTCCTCGGCCCAGAAGAAAGAGGAATCGGTTCAGGAAGTTCCGCTGCCCGTGACCGCGTTCTCCAGCGAGGCGATCGAGCGCCGGTTCGCCGTCAACCTGGAAGACCTGAACAAGCTGGCCCCGTCGGTCCAGCTTCAGTCGGTCGGCCTGTTCCATGGTTCGTCGTCCTTCACCGTTCGCGGCATCGGCACGTCGGGCGTCGAGAGCTTCGACGATCCTCACGTCGCCGTGTTCATCGACGGCGTCTACCAGCCGCGTAACGCCTGGGCGCTGGGCAATCTGCTCGACGTCGAGACGGTGGAAATGCTCCGCGGTCCGCAGGGCACCATCTACGGCCGCAACGCCTATTCGGGCGCCATCACGCTGACCACGATGAAGCCGGACACCAGCGAATACAGCGGCAAGGCGAGCCTGCAATACGGCAACCCGGGCAAGCTGATCGTCAGCCTGGTCGGCAACCTGCCGATCGTGGAAGACAAGTTCGCCATGCGTCTGGCCACGCAGTTCTACAAGGATGACGGCTTCTACCGGAACGATGGCGTCATCGTCGAAGGTGTCGTCGGCGGCCAGACCATTACCAGCATCGATCCCGATCTGGAAGGCCAGCGGCTGCAGGGCAACAAGTACGTCTACTTCCGCCCCAGCTTCCGCCTGACGCCGAACGACGCGCTCGACATCACGCTGACCACCGAGTTCATCCGTCAGCGCGGCGACGGCACCCTGTCGCTGAATCCGTCCTACGATCCGCGTACGCCCGCCAACACCAATTGCGGCGGTGCTGGTACGGTCGGTACGCCGACGGCCTATAACTGCAACACCAGCCTGTTCGAAGTGCTGTATCCGGGCCTGAACCAGAACTATTTCGGCGATGGCCGTCTGGGCATCGACCGCGACAAGGACGCCGATCCGTACCGTGTGGGCTACAGCTTGCCGTACAATAACAGCGACCTGAACAGCTACATGGCGACCTTGAACGCCGCCTACACCACCGACTTCGGTACGTTCAGCTTCCTCGGCAACTACGCCTGGCAGCGTTCGGTCATCAACACCGACACGGACGGCACCAACCTCAACTTCTTCGCCTCGACCCGTTTCGAGGATTACGAGACCTATCAGTTCGAAACCCACTTCGTGTCCGACTTCTCGGATACCATCGACCTGATCGCCGGTCTGTTCTACCTGTACGACACCTACCAGCTGGGTCAGCTGCTGTGGACGCCGGGCATCGGCGACTTCACCTATGACAATCCCGGCATGGCCGAATTCCAGAATGGCCAGGAGCGCAAGACCTGGGCCGCCTACGCCCAGATGGAATGGCACTTCACCGATCAGCTGAGCGCCGTCGCCGGTATCCGCTATTCGTGGGAAAAGAAGTTCAACGTCTATTCCGTGCCGAACAACACCGTCCGGAACCAGGGCCTCGACCCGAATTCCGACTGGTCCAAGTTCCCGATCGGCGATCCCAGCAATTTCTGCAGCCCCATCGGCACCAAGGGTACCGCCGCCGCGCCTTGCGTCGCCTACTGGGGTCCGGTCGACAACAGCTGGGACAATTTCGCGCCCCGCGTCGGCCTGAACTACAAGGTCAACGACGACGTGATGCTGTTCGCTTTCTGGCAGCGCGCCTACAAGTCGGGCGGCTTCGTCAACAACGCCTCCGAATACAGCACCTTCGTGCAGCCCTTCGGTGAAGAGCTGATCGACAATTTCGAAGGCGGCTTCAAGACCGAATGGTTCGACAGCCGGCTGCAGTTCAACGGTAACATCTACTACCAGAAGCTGAAGGGCCTGCAGCGTCAGGTCATCCGCCCGGCCAACAACACCACGGGCCAGGAAACCTTCATCACCAACGCCGCCGATGCCCGCTCCTATGGCGTCGAACTGGAAATGGTGCTGATTCCGACCGATGGTCTGACCATCAACGCCAACATGGCCTACAACAACATCAAGTACACCAGCTACTGCGCCGATCTGGACGGCCCCGAGCCGACCCAGAACCCGGCCAGCGGTCGCGAAGTCTGCGGCGATCGCACCCAGCTTCCCAACAACAGCTGGATCGTCGCCACCAACTACAAGGATACCGCGCTCACCTTCGCGCCGAAGCTGATCGCCAACCTGGGTTGGACCTATGACTTCCCGATCGGGGACATGGGCAACATGAGCATCGGCCAGAGCTTCGGTTACACGTCGAAGATGGTCGTCGCCGGCAACGCGGATCTGCCGCGCGCCGACCGCCGCTCCATGCTGCTGATCGACGCCCAGATCAGCTGGGAATCGCCGAACAGCATGTACCGCGTCTCTGTGTGGGGTAAGAACCTGACCAACGAGATCGAACGTCTGTCGATGACCCCCGTGTCGAACCTGTTCGCCTTCGAGCAGGGCACTCGTCCGCGGACCTATGGCATCACCCTGACGGCCGACTTCTAA
- a CDS encoding TonB-dependent receptor, protein MSRSKPIVPLAMALAMMGGSAIAQDAAPAEKQENTSLFSQRGGIETVVSQAQKREESVQEVPVPVTAFSGEAIERKFAVNLEDLNKAAPAVQLQHVGLFHNASAFTIRGIGTSGIESFDDPHTALFIDGVYQARNAWALSNLLDIEAVEMLRGPQGTIYGRNAYSGAITLRTKKPDTSEYAGKASLQYGNPGKLIVSLVGNLPVVEDKFAMRLATQFYKDDGFYRNNGIVVDGVVGGQTITHIDPELEGQRIQGNKYVYFRPSFRFTPNDALDVTITGEVIRQRGDGTVSLNAQYDPRTPSNGNCGGAYTSVGFNCNKSVFEALYPPNGLSVNPFGDGLTGDKGDGSDPFRVGYNLPAGNDSDLNSYNLTMNADYTTDFGTFSFTGNYGWQRSVILTDTDGTNQDIFSSGRFEDYKTYQFEAHFVSDFSETIDMIAGVFYLWDQYHVGQILWTPGQAPFVLNEGRMSYFQNGQDRKTWAAYTQFEYHVTDQLSAVAGVRYSWEKKYDIFAVPNTSVASQGLDPNSDWSKFPIGPNSVFFGPQEDSWDNFAPRVGLNYKVTDDILLFAFWQRAYKSGGFVNNAATITTFNDPFGEELIDNFEGGFKTEWLDSRLQLNGNIYYQKLKGLQRQIIRPANNLSGQETYISNSADARSYGFELELVAVPVDGLTLNANIGYNNIKYTNYCADLDGPENTPVPASGRAVCGSTTAVPAVIGGQAITQYLVEADYSDLPLAFAPKVIANLGFTYDFPIGDMGNISLGASAGYTSKMAVTAVPINPRTDRRPLLLLDAQISWESPDSKYRVSIWGKNLNNDIERLSVTPVSSLFAFEQGTQPRTYGITMTADF, encoded by the coding sequence ATGTCACGAAGCAAACCGATCGTGCCGCTCGCCATGGCCTTGGCCATGATGGGTGGTTCAGCGATCGCACAGGATGCCGCACCGGCGGAGAAGCAGGAAAACACCAGCCTGTTCTCCCAGCGCGGCGGCATCGAAACCGTCGTCTCGCAGGCGCAAAAGCGCGAAGAATCCGTTCAGGAAGTGCCGGTCCCCGTCACGGCCTTCTCGGGCGAGGCGATCGAACGCAAGTTCGCCGTCAACCTGGAAGACCTGAACAAGGCCGCCCCGGCTGTCCAGTTGCAGCATGTCGGCCTGTTCCACAACGCCTCGGCGTTCACCATCCGAGGCATCGGCACGTCAGGCATCGAAAGCTTCGACGATCCCCATACCGCGCTGTTCATTGACGGCGTGTACCAGGCTCGTAACGCCTGGGCGCTGTCGAACCTGCTCGACATTGAAGCGGTGGAAATGCTGCGCGGTCCTCAGGGCACGATCTATGGCCGCAACGCCTATTCAGGTGCCATCACGCTGCGGACCAAGAAGCCGGACACCAGCGAATACGCCGGCAAGGCCAGCTTGCAATACGGTAATCCGGGCAAGCTGATCGTCAGCCTCGTCGGCAATCTGCCGGTCGTCGAGGACAAGTTCGCCATGCGCCTCGCCACCCAGTTCTACAAGGATGATGGCTTTTACCGGAACAACGGCATCGTGGTTGATGGCGTGGTCGGCGGTCAGACCATCACTCACATCGATCCTGAACTGGAAGGCCAGCGCATCCAGGGCAACAAGTATGTCTACTTCCGGCCCAGCTTCCGTTTCACGCCCAATGACGCGCTCGATGTCACCATTACCGGCGAAGTCATCCGTCAGCGCGGCGACGGCACGGTGTCGCTGAACGCCCAGTACGATCCGCGCACGCCGTCCAACGGCAATTGCGGCGGTGCGTACACGTCGGTCGGGTTCAACTGCAACAAGAGCGTGTTCGAGGCCCTCTATCCGCCGAACGGTCTCTCGGTGAATCCCTTCGGCGACGGTCTTACCGGCGACAAGGGAGATGGCAGCGATCCGTTCCGCGTCGGCTACAACCTGCCGGCCGGTAACGACAGCGACCTGAACAGCTACAACCTGACCATGAACGCCGACTACACCACCGATTTCGGCACGTTCAGCTTCACCGGCAACTACGGCTGGCAGCGCAGCGTCATCCTGACCGACACGGACGGCACCAACCAGGACATCTTCTCCTCGGGCCGCTTCGAAGACTACAAGACCTACCAGTTCGAAGCGCATTTCGTGTCGGACTTCTCCGAAACCATCGACATGATCGCCGGTGTCTTCTACCTGTGGGATCAGTACCATGTCGGCCAGATCCTCTGGACGCCGGGCCAGGCGCCCTTCGTGCTGAACGAAGGCCGCATGTCCTATTTCCAGAACGGCCAGGACCGCAAGACCTGGGCTGCGTATACGCAGTTCGAATATCACGTCACCGACCAGCTCAGCGCCGTCGCCGGTGTGCGTTATTCCTGGGAAAAGAAGTACGACATCTTCGCGGTGCCGAACACGTCGGTCGCCAGCCAGGGGCTCGATCCCAACTCCGACTGGAGCAAGTTCCCCATCGGCCCGAACTCGGTATTCTTCGGCCCGCAGGAAGACAGCTGGGATAATTTCGCGCCCCGCGTCGGCCTGAACTACAAGGTCACCGACGATATCCTGCTGTTCGCCTTCTGGCAGCGCGCCTACAAGTCGGGCGGTTTCGTCAACAACGCCGCGACCATCACCACCTTCAACGATCCCTTCGGCGAAGAACTGATCGACAATTTCGAAGGAGGCTTCAAGACCGAATGGCTCGATAGCCGTCTGCAGTTGAACGGTAACATCTACTATCAGAAGCTGAAGGGTCTGCAGCGCCAGATCATCCGCCCCGCCAACAACCTGTCGGGCCAGGAAACCTACATCAGCAACTCGGCCGATGCCCGCTCCTACGGCTTCGAGCTCGAACTGGTCGCGGTACCGGTCGACGGTCTGACGCTGAACGCCAATATCGGCTACAACAACATCAAGTACACCAATTACTGCGCCGATCTGGACGGCCCGGAAAACACGCCGGTTCCCGCCAGCGGCCGCGCCGTTTGCGGCAGCACCACCGCGGTGCCGGCCGTGATCGGTGGCCAGGCCATCACCCAGTATCTGGTCGAGGCCGACTATTCGGACCTGCCGCTGGCTTTCGCCCCGAAAGTGATCGCCAATTTGGGCTTCACCTATGATTTCCCCATCGGGGACATGGGCAACATCAGCCTGGGCGCCAGCGCCGGTTACACCTCCAAGATGGCCGTGACGGCCGTGCCGATCAACCCGCGCACCGACCGTCGCCCGCTGCTCCTGCTCGACGCCCAGATCAGCTGGGAGTCGCCGGACAGCAAGTACCGTGTGTCGATCTGGGGCAAGAACCTGAATAACGACATCGAACGTCTCAGCGTGACTCCCGTGTCCTCGCTGTTCGCCTTCGAGCAGGGCACCCAGCCGCGTACCTACGGCATCACCATGACCGCCGACTTCTAG